A window of Opitutus sp. ER46 contains these coding sequences:
- a CDS encoding sialate O-acetylesterase: protein MHFSRLVRLVLLAAAAGTAFVARAAVELASPFTSHMVLQREQPVPVWGTAAPGEKVTVQFDRQQMTTTADDQGQWRVQLAPLAASSEPRVLSVRGAGADEVIELSDVLVGEVWLCSGQSNMDFTVAKTEKYGFAGVANEAEEVARADHPQLRMFTGEWTRAYVPQARVPGTWKVCTPENVREFSAVGYFFARDLQQALGVPVGIVTLTYGASTAQAWIRRKAIAADPRLKPVLDDFDAKVKAYAPPSAQEQQVWDKAVAKAKEEKKRPPRRPRPHPVQDQHNPTVMFNGMVAPFVGFSIRGVLWYQGESITAPRELFPLWNETLIKDWRTLWGRELPFFFCQLAGQNAASNGPDVRAWQAEALKLPNTAMAVTIDIGEERNVHPRNKQDVGARLCRIALARTYGRPIEYSGPQLEKMVGLGGALRLTFSHTTGGLTDRGAPLRSFEVAGDDGKFMPATATIDGDTVYVSSSAVATPVSVRYAWAPFPAGCNLYNGEGLPAAPFQASLPR, encoded by the coding sequence ATGCACTTCAGTCGCCTCGTCCGCCTAGTCCTTCTCGCCGCCGCGGCCGGCACCGCCTTCGTCGCGCGGGCCGCCGTCGAACTCGCCAGTCCTTTCACCTCGCACATGGTGCTCCAGCGCGAGCAGCCCGTCCCGGTGTGGGGAACGGCCGCGCCCGGCGAAAAGGTCACCGTGCAGTTCGATCGCCAACAAATGACCACGACCGCCGACGACCAGGGGCAATGGCGCGTCCAGTTGGCCCCCCTCGCCGCGTCGAGCGAACCGCGCGTCCTGAGCGTCCGCGGCGCGGGCGCGGATGAGGTGATCGAACTCTCCGATGTCCTCGTCGGCGAGGTTTGGCTCTGTTCCGGACAGTCGAACATGGATTTCACCGTCGCGAAGACCGAGAAGTATGGCTTCGCCGGCGTGGCCAACGAGGCCGAGGAAGTGGCCCGCGCCGACCATCCGCAGTTGCGCATGTTCACCGGCGAGTGGACGCGCGCCTACGTCCCGCAGGCCCGCGTCCCGGGCACGTGGAAGGTTTGCACCCCGGAGAACGTGCGCGAGTTCTCCGCCGTCGGCTACTTCTTCGCCCGCGATCTCCAGCAGGCACTCGGCGTGCCGGTCGGCATCGTCACCCTGACCTACGGCGCCAGCACCGCGCAGGCCTGGATCCGCCGCAAAGCCATCGCCGCCGATCCCCGGCTCAAGCCCGTGCTCGATGACTTCGACGCCAAGGTGAAGGCGTACGCCCCGCCGTCCGCGCAGGAACAGCAAGTGTGGGACAAGGCCGTCGCCAAAGCGAAGGAGGAGAAGAAGCGGCCACCGCGCCGCCCGCGCCCCCACCCGGTGCAGGACCAGCACAACCCCACGGTTATGTTCAACGGCATGGTCGCGCCGTTCGTCGGCTTCTCCATCCGCGGCGTGCTCTGGTACCAGGGCGAATCCATCACCGCCCCACGCGAGCTTTTCCCGCTCTGGAATGAAACGTTGATCAAGGACTGGCGGACACTCTGGGGCCGCGAGTTGCCCTTCTTTTTCTGCCAGCTCGCCGGCCAGAACGCCGCCAGCAACGGCCCCGATGTCCGCGCCTGGCAGGCCGAGGCCCTCAAGCTCCCCAACACCGCCATGGCGGTCACGATCGACATTGGCGAGGAGCGCAACGTTCACCCGCGCAACAAGCAGGACGTCGGCGCGCGACTCTGCCGCATCGCCCTGGCGCGCACCTATGGCCGACCGATCGAGTACTCCGGCCCCCAACTCGAAAAGATGGTGGGCCTCGGTGGCGCGCTGCGCCTCACCTTCAGCCACACCACCGGCGGACTCACCGACCGCGGCGCTCCCCTGCGCAGTTTCGAGGTCGCCGGTGACGACGGGAAATTCATGCCGGCCACCGCCACCATCGACGGCGACACGGTCTATGTCTCCAGCTCCGCCGTCGCGACGCCCGTATCCGTCCGCTACGCCTGGGCCCCGTTCCCCGCGGGCTGCAACCTGTACAACGGCGAGGGCCTCCCCGCCGCGCCGTTTCAGGCCTCGCTCCCGCGCTGA
- a CDS encoding DUF3826 domain-containing protein, which translates to MHSISLLSFRPLLAGLVLGTGAALAAAEPAASAPAPSSPTAGAPAAPIDQHTLDKRTSGVLKRLQLSDAAQKEAVLQILEQHFRALYDWHQQHDPELAGLWKRWADARTQDAKDETKAAAVVAEIRATYASLQPQHQSFLQALAKHLTPEQVEAVKDAMTSSPGMRRTYEAYLKMIPTFTDEEKAFIAGKLLVAREMAMDAVSDKEKANLFKTQKVQVEAYIDAQGYDYRAAYKAFANNQPAPKDAITKRVRTAPAAP; encoded by the coding sequence ATGCACTCCATCTCCCTGCTTTCGTTCCGTCCTCTGCTGGCCGGCCTCGTCCTCGGTACCGGCGCTGCGCTGGCCGCAGCCGAACCTGCCGCTTCTGCCCCGGCACCGTCCTCCCCGACCGCGGGCGCACCCGCCGCACCGATTGACCAGCACACCCTCGACAAGCGGACGTCCGGCGTGCTGAAGCGGCTGCAGTTGAGCGACGCGGCCCAGAAGGAAGCGGTGCTGCAGATCCTGGAACAGCATTTCCGCGCGTTGTATGACTGGCACCAGCAGCACGATCCGGAGCTGGCCGGGCTGTGGAAACGCTGGGCGGATGCGCGCACCCAGGACGCGAAGGACGAGACGAAGGCGGCGGCAGTCGTCGCGGAGATCCGCGCGACGTACGCCTCGCTCCAGCCTCAGCACCAGAGTTTTCTGCAGGCGCTGGCGAAGCACCTCACGCCGGAACAGGTCGAGGCGGTGAAGGACGCCATGACATCCTCGCCGGGGATGCGCCGCACCTACGAGGCCTACCTGAAGATGATCCCGACCTTCACCGACGAGGAGAAGGCGTTCATTGCCGGGAAGCTGCTCGTGGCCCGCGAGATGGCGATGGATGCCGTCAGCGACAAGGAGAAGGCCAACCTTTTCAAGACGCAGAAAGTACAGGTTGAGGCTTACATCGACGCGCAGGGCTATGACTACCGAGCCGCCTACAAGGCGTTTGCCAACAACCAGCCTGCGCCGAAGGACGCGATCACCAAACGCGTGCGCACGGCGCCGGCGGCTCCGTAA
- the amrS gene encoding AmmeMemoRadiSam system radical SAM enzyme codes for MSFAIASAPVSRRTALRAGGATALLAATDASWLQRLLGLGADGDGPAEVFKGDAPGEATWRRWAQRGWAREAAHYVKLGRNVQCKVCPNNCILAPGDRSHCRNKVNRDGTLYTLAYGNPCTFHVDPVEKKPLFHFHPGARTFSLATAGCVFRCLNCQNWEISQRRPEDTKDARGAELRLRAPLPATLTLDEMSRLSLFPEDLPGVAEALRCPSVSYTYSEPTAYYEYTLASCRAVRAAGRQNILVSCGSIEERPLRELLAFVDAAHIDLKGFDESTYRQLNSGRLAPILRTLKVCHELGVWFEIINLVVPGYTDRLDSIRRMCGWIVAELGPDRPLHFSRFHPQHKLEHLAPTPVDTLLRARDIARDAGLRHVYIGNVPELEGAEATFCPQCRRPVIERTGFAVTRNVLVGGRCPHCQTAVAGVW; via the coding sequence ATGTCCTTCGCCATCGCCAGCGCCCCCGTCTCCCGCCGCACCGCCCTCCGCGCCGGCGGCGCCACCGCCCTCCTCGCGGCCACCGACGCGTCGTGGCTGCAGCGGTTGCTCGGACTCGGTGCCGACGGCGACGGGCCGGCCGAGGTGTTCAAGGGGGATGCCCCCGGCGAGGCCACGTGGCGGCGCTGGGCACAGCGCGGCTGGGCGCGCGAGGCCGCCCATTACGTGAAGCTCGGCCGCAACGTGCAGTGCAAGGTCTGCCCCAACAACTGCATCCTCGCGCCGGGCGACCGCAGCCACTGTCGCAACAAGGTGAACCGCGACGGCACGCTCTACACCCTGGCCTACGGCAACCCGTGCACCTTCCACGTCGACCCCGTGGAGAAGAAGCCGCTGTTCCATTTTCATCCGGGCGCGCGCACGTTCTCCCTCGCCACCGCCGGCTGCGTCTTCCGCTGCCTCAACTGCCAGAACTGGGAAATCTCCCAGCGCCGGCCCGAGGACACCAAGGACGCCCGCGGTGCCGAACTGCGCCTGCGCGCCCCGCTCCCCGCGACGCTCACGCTCGACGAGATGAGCCGGCTGAGCCTGTTTCCCGAAGATCTCCCCGGCGTGGCGGAAGCCCTGCGCTGCCCCAGCGTCTCCTACACCTACTCCGAGCCCACGGCCTACTATGAGTACACGCTGGCCTCCTGCCGGGCGGTCCGCGCCGCCGGCCGCCAAAACATCCTGGTGTCCTGCGGCTCGATCGAGGAGCGCCCGCTGCGCGAGCTGCTCGCCTTCGTCGACGCCGCCCACATCGATCTGAAGGGTTTCGACGAATCCACTTACCGCCAGCTCAACTCCGGTCGGCTCGCGCCGATCCTGCGTACGCTCAAGGTCTGCCACGAACTCGGCGTGTGGTTCGAGATCATCAATCTCGTCGTGCCGGGCTACACCGACCGCCTCGATTCCATCCGCCGGATGTGCGGCTGGATTGTCGCGGAACTCGGGCCCGACCGGCCGCTGCACTTCTCGCGTTTCCACCCGCAGCACAAACTCGAGCACCTCGCGCCCACGCCGGTGGACACCTTGTTGCGCGCCCGCGACATCGCCCGGGACGCCGGCCTGCGCCACGTCTACATCGGCAACGTGCCGGAACTGGAGGGCGCCGAAGCCACGTTCTGCCCCCAGTGCCGCCGGCCGGTGATCGAGCGCACGGGCTTCGCGGTCACCCGGAACGTCCTCGTCGGAGGTCGTTGCCCACACTGCCAGACCGCCGTCGCCGGCGTGTGGTGA
- a CDS encoding fused MFS/spermidine synthase: protein MFHAAKAAPTDQPLQGAYSRRPYVIVTVGVLGAGAVIIQLALMRELLAVFSANELTFGITLSCWLVLTAGGTWLGALVRHIPHPVRHLVGGTALLGVVALAEGLAIRSLRGGVFGAGETIDPLGTTYGTLLVLAPFCLGSGMLLTFGCRILFRENEGHPVARVYLADVAGAVLGAVLFTVWLGRGIDHMTLLAWLAAGLCAFAAGISRRTWGHRFRLVAAAGAVVLAALAWFGDLATRSTQWQYPALVVDHRTTPYGRVVVTRDAGQLALYENGVPVSFSANAAAAEEIVHYALAQRPGARSVLLVGGGVAGAAPEVLRHPTIQQVTCVELDPGLLMAAREHLPNAFADARIRVVAADGRRFLQQTAERFDVILIALPDPTTLQLNRLFTAEFFALAKRALHPAGVFAFGTGYYVNYISPELAATLGSARATLATAFSHVAVLPGARVFFLGSDGPLHRDIAPALEQLGVAPRLVNRHYLAATLAPDRLADVDRASLTPAPINTDFRPILYVLRLRQWLSQFSFPAGAFGGTLVLVFVTALVRLPAIPRLVFAAGYAASTLELALLVTLQVCYGSLYQQIGLVTALFMAGLALGAAFARRHPSGHLRRLVRTGGFALGALALVCALLLPRLGAIDAATGTPGGYTVLLGLTLLISGVVGAQFAYAAAQPTGNAARQAPRIFSADLVGAALGALTVSSFMLPEWGLVPVCLFAAALNLACAAVARPSR from the coding sequence ATGTTTCACGCCGCCAAGGCCGCGCCCACCGACCAGCCCCTGCAGGGCGCGTATTCGCGTCGCCCGTACGTGATCGTCACGGTCGGCGTGCTGGGCGCCGGCGCGGTCATCATCCAGCTCGCGCTCATGCGCGAACTGCTCGCGGTGTTTTCGGCAAACGAGCTGACCTTCGGCATCACATTGAGCTGCTGGCTGGTGCTGACCGCGGGCGGAACCTGGCTCGGCGCGCTGGTGCGGCACATCCCGCACCCGGTGCGGCACCTCGTGGGCGGCACCGCGCTCCTCGGCGTCGTGGCCCTCGCGGAGGGCCTCGCGATCCGCAGCCTGCGCGGGGGTGTCTTCGGCGCGGGAGAGACCATCGATCCCCTCGGCACCACCTACGGCACGCTCCTCGTGCTCGCGCCGTTCTGCCTCGGCAGCGGCATGCTCCTCACATTTGGGTGCCGAATCCTGTTCCGAGAGAACGAGGGTCATCCGGTTGCGCGCGTGTATCTCGCCGATGTCGCTGGCGCCGTGCTCGGCGCCGTCCTGTTCACCGTCTGGCTCGGACGCGGCATCGACCACATGACGCTGCTCGCCTGGCTGGCGGCCGGCCTGTGCGCTTTCGCCGCCGGCATCAGCCGGCGCACCTGGGGTCACCGCTTTCGCCTCGTGGCGGCGGCCGGCGCGGTGGTCCTCGCCGCGCTCGCGTGGTTCGGCGATCTCGCGACGCGATCAACGCAATGGCAGTACCCCGCGCTCGTGGTCGACCACCGCACCACGCCGTATGGGCGCGTCGTCGTGACCCGCGACGCCGGCCAGCTGGCGCTGTATGAAAACGGCGTGCCGGTCAGCTTCAGTGCCAACGCCGCGGCGGCGGAGGAGATCGTGCATTACGCGCTCGCCCAGCGTCCCGGCGCCCGCTCCGTGCTGCTGGTCGGCGGCGGCGTCGCGGGCGCCGCGCCCGAGGTGCTGCGTCATCCCACGATCCAACAAGTCACGTGTGTGGAGCTCGACCCCGGCCTGCTAATGGCCGCGCGCGAGCACCTGCCGAACGCGTTCGCCGATGCGCGCATCCGCGTCGTCGCCGCCGACGGCCGACGTTTCCTGCAGCAGACGGCCGAGCGCTTCGACGTCATCCTCATCGCGCTGCCGGACCCCACCACGCTCCAGTTGAACCGCCTGTTCACCGCCGAGTTCTTTGCACTCGCGAAACGCGCGCTCCACCCCGCCGGCGTGTTCGCCTTCGGCACCGGCTACTACGTCAACTACATCAGCCCGGAACTCGCCGCCACCCTGGGCTCCGCACGCGCCACGCTCGCCACCGCGTTCTCCCACGTCGCCGTGCTCCCGGGTGCGCGCGTGTTCTTCCTCGGCTCCGACGGTCCCCTGCACCGCGACATCGCCCCCGCGCTCGAGCAGCTGGGTGTCGCGCCGCGGCTCGTCAACCGCCACTACCTCGCGGCCACGCTCGCGCCGGACCGGCTCGCCGATGTCGATCGCGCCAGCCTCACCCCCGCCCCGATTAACACCGATTTCCGCCCGATCCTCTACGTGCTGCGCCTCCGCCAGTGGCTCAGCCAGTTTTCTTTCCCCGCCGGAGCCTTTGGCGGCACGCTCGTGCTGGTGTTCGTCACCGCCCTCGTGCGGCTGCCCGCGATTCCCCGGCTGGTGTTCGCCGCGGGCTATGCCGCGTCCACGCTCGAACTGGCGCTGCTCGTTACCCTCCAGGTCTGCTACGGCTCGCTCTATCAGCAGATCGGACTGGTCACGGCGCTGTTCATGGCCGGCCTCGCCCTCGGCGCGGCCTTCGCGCGGCGCCACCCGAGCGGCCACCTCCGGCGCCTGGTGCGCACCGGCGGTTTCGCGCTGGGCGCGCTCGCGCTGGTCTGCGCGCTGCTCCTGCCCCGGCTTGGCGCCATCGACGCCGCGACCGGCACGCCCGGCGGCTACACCGTGCTGCTCGGATTGACCCTCCTGATCTCGGGCGTGGTCGGCGCGCAGTTCGCGTACGCCGCGGCGCAGCCGACGGGCAACGCTGCGCGCCAGGCGCCGCGCATCTTCTCCGCCGACCTCGTCGGCGCCGCGCTCGGCGCGCTCACCGTGAGTTCGTTCATGCTCCCGGAATGGGGCCTGGTCCCCGTCTGCCTCTTCGCCGCCGCCCTGAACCTCGCTTGCGCCGCCGTCGCTCGCCCCTCCCGCTAG
- the amrB gene encoding AmmeMemoRadiSam system protein B, whose product MKRSPCPVLAFALACAVTVFATPPSASEVREPAVAGLFYPKDPGVLGRTVDAYLAAAKTSPTGELRALICPHAGYDYSGPVAASGFALLRGSSFATVVLLSPAHYAAIDFAAVSDADIYRTPLGDVPVAPQARELARHAPFALDHPLDVQRPPWADQASRPLPRPGEDQADTWEHSGEVEVPFLQRSLGSFQLLPVVMGRVDPAAAARALDRFVDDRTLLVVSTDLSHYHSAAQARRLDRRWVDAVLALDLRQLATQEACGLVPVQTLVHLARQRGWEARLLDLRNSGDTAGDSSRVVGYAAVAFYARPAGATLNAEERSLLLALARRTVVATAGNEELPAPGELANRPSLTASRAVFVTLTRHGQLRGCIGNLLARGPLYAAVIDNARSAAREDPRFSPVRPAEVAGLEIEISVLSAPLPLPFTSPDDLLRQLRPGVDGVILRVPAGTATYLPQVWQQLPDKTEFLDTLAQKAGGRAGDWRRPGVEVAVYQVASFREHEP is encoded by the coding sequence ATGAAACGCTCCCCGTGCCCCGTCCTCGCGTTTGCCCTCGCCTGCGCGGTCACCGTCTTCGCCACCCCGCCATCGGCTTCTGAGGTGCGGGAGCCGGCGGTGGCAGGGCTGTTCTACCCCAAGGATCCCGGCGTGCTCGGCCGCACGGTCGACGCGTACCTCGCCGCGGCCAAGACCTCGCCGACCGGTGAGCTCAGGGCGCTAATCTGCCCGCACGCGGGGTACGACTATTCGGGACCCGTCGCCGCCTCCGGCTTTGCCCTCCTGCGAGGATCGTCCTTCGCCACGGTCGTCCTGCTCTCGCCGGCCCACTACGCGGCCATCGACTTCGCCGCGGTTTCGGACGCCGACATCTATCGCACGCCGCTCGGCGACGTGCCGGTTGCCCCGCAGGCCCGCGAACTCGCCCGGCACGCGCCCTTTGCACTCGATCACCCGCTGGATGTCCAGCGGCCGCCGTGGGCCGACCAAGCGTCACGCCCGCTGCCGCGCCCGGGGGAGGACCAGGCCGATACCTGGGAGCACTCCGGCGAAGTCGAGGTTCCTTTCCTGCAGCGCAGCCTCGGAAGTTTCCAGTTGCTCCCGGTCGTGATGGGCCGCGTCGATCCGGCCGCCGCCGCGCGCGCCCTGGATCGGTTCGTCGATGACCGCACGCTCCTCGTCGTCAGCACCGATCTCAGCCACTACCACTCCGCCGCCCAGGCGCGCCGGCTCGACCGGCGGTGGGTCGATGCCGTCCTCGCGCTGGACCTGCGCCAACTCGCGACGCAGGAAGCGTGCGGCCTGGTGCCCGTGCAGACGCTGGTCCACCTCGCGCGCCAACGCGGGTGGGAGGCCCGCTTGCTCGACCTCCGGAACAGCGGCGACACCGCCGGCGACTCGTCCCGGGTCGTCGGCTACGCCGCCGTCGCGTTCTACGCGCGTCCGGCCGGCGCGACCCTCAACGCCGAGGAACGAAGCCTGCTCCTGGCCCTCGCGCGCCGCACGGTGGTGGCGACCGCCGGCAACGAGGAGCTCCCCGCCCCCGGCGAGCTCGCGAACCGGCCCAGCCTCACCGCCTCCCGCGCGGTCTTCGTCACGCTCACGCGGCACGGCCAGTTGCGCGGCTGCATCGGCAACCTGCTGGCCCGCGGCCCGCTCTACGCTGCCGTGATCGACAATGCCCGCAGCGCGGCACGCGAGGACCCGCGCTTCTCCCCGGTGCGCCCGGCGGAGGTGGCCGGGCTCGAGATCGAGATCAGCGTGCTCTCGGCCCCCCTCCCGCTGCCGTTCACCTCGCCCGATGACCTGCTCCGGCAACTGCGCCCCGGGGTGGACGGCGTGATTCTGCGCGTGCCCGCCGGCACCGCCACCTACCTGCCCCAGGTCTGGCAGCAACTGCCGGACAAGACCGAGTTTCTGGACACGCTCGCGCAGAAGGCGGGCGGGCGCGCGGGCGATTGGCGCCGGCCCGGGGTCGAGGTCGCCGTGTACCAGGTCGCGTCGTTCCGGGAGCACGAGCCCTGA
- a CDS encoding Tat pathway signal sequence domain protein: protein MKASLLALLALPLFASAAPVSVHWLDGAPPPAPDGVTWGVPWAKGELKATDPLALVGADGTAIPVQSWPLAFWPDGSVKWSGHAIAAQASLPASFQLAVGQPAAPTQALTVTDTADAITVDTGGFVARIGKRGPNVIESFTTAAGAVAREGHLVAQTQTGGAATEFVSDITSATVERSGPVHAVIKVTGRHLATTGNRAVLPFTVRLSFFAGSPAVRVTHSFVYDLDPQQDALRGIGLTFAVPFREQLQNRHVRLAGETDAGMWAQPVRMLPGFRTQAGPEVVQLYPQHLAGQRVPNVADLEPRTRDALQTMPIWADAKLTQLSPNGWSIAKRTTSAASWLHVNDGRRSRGLALVGDCSGALAVGVKDFWQKAPRSIEITGGASPAADLRVWFWSPEAPAMDLRRYDEIPHGLAINYEDWKPGWGTPLGIANTQDLTLWVLNGVPRNETLVGMSRVAAEPSLLVCPPEHYHAQHAFGYWSLPDRSTPTLRWIEDQVQGFVDFYHGQVEERSWYGFWDFGDIMHNYDFERHEWRYDVGGWAWANTELMPDMLLWYSFLRTGRADLYRFAAAMTRHTSEVDAYHIGPFAPLGSRHNVNHWGDGAKQPRASHAGLKRAFYFLSGGDGRVGDLLREQLDADLTYEYLQQFNASHYVPDADGRPVLDARKNPRFPNAPSAVPAPRPEEFTARRTAAQREPFTRFGLEWMCYAANWTTEWERGGDPRWRAEIESAMRAMARNVDADGKFQGRYFDMIFGGPENMWEMEPMYDIPEFWRAWVATSEAVGRAVQGNEMTGPRMLAYAANRKGDAALGRMAWEKLIGPAGVLPPLPQPKRYAAPSVVRPVTDPAFLGASVGWQLHGVASVQWALNAIETLELARAYLPEWEKPSGE, encoded by the coding sequence ATGAAAGCCAGTCTGCTCGCGTTGCTCGCCCTGCCGCTGTTCGCCTCCGCCGCTCCGGTGAGCGTGCACTGGCTCGACGGCGCGCCGCCGCCTGCACCCGATGGCGTCACGTGGGGCGTACCCTGGGCCAAGGGCGAACTGAAGGCGACCGACCCGCTCGCGCTTGTGGGCGCCGACGGCACCGCGATTCCCGTGCAGTCATGGCCGCTGGCGTTCTGGCCCGATGGCTCCGTGAAGTGGAGCGGCCACGCCATCGCCGCACAGGCCTCGCTGCCCGCGTCGTTTCAACTCGCCGTCGGCCAGCCCGCCGCGCCGACCCAGGCGCTCACCGTCACCGACACCGCCGATGCCATCACCGTCGATACCGGCGGGTTCGTCGCCCGCATCGGCAAACGCGGCCCCAACGTGATCGAGTCCTTCACCACCGCCGCCGGCGCCGTGGCGCGCGAGGGGCACTTGGTCGCGCAGACGCAGACCGGCGGGGCCGCCACGGAGTTCGTCAGCGACATCACCTCCGCCACCGTCGAACGTTCCGGTCCGGTGCACGCCGTGATCAAGGTCACCGGCCGCCACCTCGCCACCACCGGCAACCGCGCCGTGCTGCCGTTCACGGTGCGGCTCTCGTTCTTCGCGGGTTCGCCGGCGGTCCGCGTGACCCACTCCTTCGTGTACGACCTCGACCCGCAGCAGGACGCGTTGCGTGGCATCGGCCTGACCTTCGCCGTCCCGTTCCGCGAGCAGCTGCAGAACCGCCATGTCCGTCTGGCGGGCGAGACCGACGCCGGCATGTGGGCGCAGCCGGTGCGCATGCTGCCCGGCTTCCGCACCCAGGCCGGGCCCGAGGTAGTCCAGCTCTACCCGCAGCACCTCGCCGGCCAGCGCGTGCCCAACGTCGCGGACCTCGAACCGCGCACCCGCGACGCGTTGCAGACGATGCCGATCTGGGCCGACGCCAAACTCACCCAGCTCTCGCCCAATGGCTGGTCCATCGCCAAGCGCACCACGTCCGCCGCCTCCTGGCTGCACGTAAACGACGGCCGCCGCTCGCGCGGCCTCGCGCTCGTCGGCGATTGCAGCGGGGCGCTCGCCGTCGGCGTGAAGGACTTCTGGCAAAAGGCGCCGCGCTCGATCGAAATCACCGGCGGCGCCTCGCCCGCCGCGGACTTGCGCGTGTGGTTCTGGTCGCCCGAGGCGCCCGCGATGGATCTCCGCCGCTACGACGAGATCCCGCACGGACTCGCCATCAATTACGAGGACTGGAAACCGGGCTGGGGCACCCCGCTCGGGATCGCCAACACGCAGGATCTCACGCTGTGGGTGCTCAACGGCGTGCCGCGCAATGAGACCCTCGTCGGCATGAGCCGCGTCGCCGCCGAGCCCTCCCTGCTCGTGTGCCCCCCGGAGCACTACCACGCGCAACACGCGTTCGGATACTGGAGCCTGCCGGATCGCTCCACGCCCACGCTACGCTGGATCGAGGACCAGGTGCAGGGCTTCGTGGATTTCTACCACGGGCAGGTCGAGGAGCGCTCCTGGTATGGGTTCTGGGACTTCGGCGACATCATGCACAACTACGACTTCGAACGCCACGAGTGGCGGTACGACGTCGGCGGCTGGGCCTGGGCGAACACCGAGCTCATGCCCGACATGCTGCTCTGGTATTCCTTCCTGCGCACCGGCCGCGCCGACCTGTACCGGTTCGCCGCTGCGATGACCCGGCACACCAGCGAGGTCGACGCGTACCACATCGGGCCGTTCGCCCCGCTGGGCTCTCGCCACAACGTCAACCACTGGGGCGACGGCGCGAAGCAGCCCCGGGCGAGCCACGCCGGGCTCAAGCGCGCGTTCTACTTCCTCAGCGGTGGCGACGGCCGCGTCGGCGATCTCCTCCGCGAGCAGCTCGATGCCGATCTCACCTACGAGTACCTGCAACAGTTCAACGCGTCCCACTACGTGCCGGACGCCGATGGCCGGCCGGTACTCGACGCGCGCAAGAACCCGCGGTTCCCGAACGCCCCGAGCGCGGTCCCCGCGCCGCGTCCGGAGGAATTCACCGCCCGCCGCACCGCCGCCCAGCGTGAACCGTTCACCCGCTTCGGGCTCGAATGGATGTGCTACGCGGCCAACTGGACGACCGAATGGGAACGCGGGGGCGACCCGCGCTGGCGTGCCGAAATCGAGTCCGCCATGCGCGCCATGGCCCGCAACGTCGACGCCGACGGCAAGTTTCAAGGGCGCTACTTCGACATGATCTTCGGCGGACCGGAGAACATGTGGGAGATGGAGCCGATGTACGACATCCCCGAGTTCTGGCGCGCGTGGGTCGCGACCTCGGAGGCGGTCGGCCGCGCCGTCCAGGGCAATGAGATGACCGGCCCCCGCATGCTCGCCTACGCCGCCAACCGCAAGGGTGACGCCGCGCTTGGCCGGATGGCCTGGGAAAAGCTGATCGGCCCCGCCGGCGTGCTGCCCCCGTTGCCACAGCCCAAGCGCTACGCCGCCCCCAGCGTCGTGCGCCCCGTGACCGATCCTGCCTTCCTCGGAGCCTCCGTCGGCTGGCAGCTCCATGGCGTCGCCAGCGTGCAATGGGCGCTCAACGCGATCGAAACCCTCGAACTCGCCCGCGCCTACCTGCCCGAGTGGGAAAAGCCCTCGGGCGAGTAG